From a single Entelurus aequoreus isolate RoL-2023_Sb linkage group LG12, RoL_Eaeq_v1.1, whole genome shotgun sequence genomic region:
- the emc4 gene encoding ER membrane protein complex subunit 4, with protein MASPGGQGGGVLSTRGGAPSRRMKWALELSLGNTRCRGDRQGGQGDVIYPIGYSEKPVPDTSIQETDKNLVEKRCWDVALGPLKQIPMNLFIMYMSGNTISIFPIMMVCMMAWRPIQALMSMSATFKLLESSSQQWLQGLVYLVGNLLGSALAIYKCQSMGLLPTHSSDWLAFIEPPQRMEIMGGGMVL; from the exons ATGGCGTCTCCGGGGGGACAAGGAGGAGGAGTTCTGTCCACAAGAGGAGGAGCTCCATCCAGGAGGATGAAGTGGGCTCTGGAGCTGAGTTTAGGCAACACCAG GTGTCGTGGCGACCGTCAGGGAGGTCAAGGAGATGTCATTTATCCAATCGGATATTCCGAGAAGCCGGTCCCTGACACCAGCATCCAGGAGACAGACAAGAACCTGGTGGAGAAG CGGTGCTGGGACGTAGCCCTGGGACCCCTAAAGCAGATCCCCATGAACCTGTTCATCATGTACATGTCGGGAAACACCATCTCCATCTTCCCCATCATGATGGTGTGCATGATGGCCTGGAGGCCTATACAGGCACTCATGTCCATGTCTGCAA CCTTCAAGCTGTTGGAGAGCTCCAGTCAGCAGTGGTTGCAGGGTCTCGTCTACCTGGTTGGCAACCTGCTGGGCTCGGCGCTGGCCATCTACAAGTGTCAATCAATGGGGCTGCTGCCCACACACTCGTCTGATTGGCTGGCTTTCATTGAACCTCCTCAG AGGATGGAGATCATGGGCGGAGGTATGGTCCTGTGA
- the si:cabz01101003.1 gene encoding ubiquitin carboxyl-terminal hydrolase CYLD, whose amino-acid sequence MSGSNGLRRTGLRKVSLISTNQLVQSRLEGTICLQRGTMCEEKPSKNSEFVFIKVLEKAITATVARSVLQEVPDDCVGLLEPVEPETRLKLLRDPQKLLDLASLPIGTHLWAQTGPGDDYSEAELKYFGPLTQESRAHFFGVQLLGSAANKDIANNLYTSSDGSLIFVPISHIKWKYRNRNLDGQQRPRQLRHSVHHRRTVNRSHSHLDLQPQSLDFLPRATEQASAATLSVGQRVSISQEGTAVSGEVRFCGPLPARSSSGTYVGVLLDTPTGDWDGHYGGERLCQIPYPAYGKLLPASDVTPESQQPKISPPQVLKSILNTSAPTTRRAAAPTPAPPTTKHASAPTPAPRVALMPPYKKNLKLVPPPPTPPKLVHNFLPSPPPKPAVTAVDPTNGPRSLPSPPMLEDVDEAARESGETLEVGSMVEVNDPPLYGVIRWIGNFNGYPEVVAGIELDQEMAAETDGSYLGERYFRCPPNKGLFVKLSNCRRDSRFPAPEARVNQVERCNSIAFAEWGSERVEDHTPPLESDKVKELYQGWKRGIQGHLNSCYLDATLFSLFACCGSADWLLFWPSEEKEDQSSKQAQDLLRCEIVNPLRRYGYVCASKTMALRRLLEAANKNAGFTNQEKDPEEFLNKLFQLLRVEPLLKIRSMTQKQQECHLYQLFPPHTPASSPSSPKKSPVLLPSPLFNRMRVASVQALLESSFLHASLKFAEAPSSLLLLMPRFGKDFKMFDAILPTLCLDITDLLDDTLRQCSICQAVAHWECVECYGDEDITPGHLKQYCHTCNTQVHGHKMRGSHSPVELSIPEGALIGPKNCARQKMVLFAVTCIETSHYVSFVKYGPLPSDWLFFDSMADRKGGENGFNVPLVKPCPEVDSYFSLSQEELSRVDPASLQEPARRLLCDSYMCFYHSPELSLYK is encoded by the exons ATGTCAGGATCCAATGGCCTTAGACGGACAGGACTCCGGAAAGTGTCCTTAATTTCGACCAACCAGCTTGTCCAGAGCCGCTTGGAAGGTACCATCTGCCTGCAGCGGGGGACCATGTGTGAGGAGAAGCCTTCCAAAAATTCAGAGTTCGTCTTTATAAAG gtGCTGGAAAAGGCCATTACTGCGACAGTGGCGAGAAGTGTTCTGCAGGAGGTACCAGATGACTGTGTTGGCCTGTTGGAGCCTGTGGAACCAGAGACTCGCCTAAAACTACTAA GAGATCCTCAAAAACTGCTCGACTTGGCCAGTCTGCCCATCGGCACCCACCTGTGGGCCCAAACTGGCCCAGGGGACGACTATTCGGAGGCTGAGCTCAAATATTTCGGGCCTCTGACCCAAGAGAGCAGAGCTCATTTCTTTGGGGTGCAGCTCTTG GGCTCCGCAGCGAACAAAGACATCGCCAACAATCTCTACACCAGCTCGGACGGAAGCCTCATCTTCGTCCCGATCAGCCACATAAAATGGAAATACCGAAACCGCAACCTAGATGGCCAACAACGGCCGCGTCAGCTCCGCCACAGTGTCCACCATCGCCGTACCGTGAACAGGAGTCACAGCCACCTTGATCTTCAGCCCCAGTCGCTGGATTTCCTCCCCAGAGCGACCGAGCAGGCGTCTGCGGCAACACTGAGTGTGGGACAACGGGTGAGTATATCCCAGGAGGGCACTGCTGTGAGCGGAGAGGTGCGCTTCTGTGGTCCCTTGCCTGCTCGGTCTTCATCTGGGACTTATGTGGGCGTCCTGCTG GACACTCCGACTGGCGACTGGGATGGACATTATGGAGGAGAGAGGTTGTGTCAAATTCCTTATCCTGCGTATGGAAAACTGCTTCCAGCATCGGATGTTACCCCAG AGTCCCAGCAGCCGAAAATCTCTCCTCCCCAAGTCCTGAAATCCATTTTGAACACCTCGGCACCCACTACCAGACGTGCCGCAGCACCCACGCCCGCCCCACCCACTACCAAACATGCCTCAGCACCCACGCCCGCCCCTCGAGTTGCCCTGATGCCGCCatacaaaaaaaacctgaaacTTGTTCCTCCGCCGCCGACCCCCCCCAAGTTGGTCCACAATTTCCTTCCTTCGCCGCCTCCCAAGCCGGCGGTCACTGCAGTGGATCCCACAAATGGCCCACGTAGCCTACCCTCACCGCCCATGTTGGAAGACGTCGATGAGGCAGCGAGGGAGAGCGGGGAGACCCTGGAGGTGGGCTCCATGGTGGAAGTGAACGACCCGCCCCTTTATGGGGTGATTCGCTGGATTGGAAACTTTAATGGGTATCCTGAGGTGGTGGCAGGCATCGAGCTG GACCAGGAGATGGCGGCAGAAACGGACGGCAGTTACCTTGGGGAACGCTACTTCCGCTGCCCGCCTAACAAGGGGCTCTTCGTCAAGCTCTCTAACTGCAGGCGGGACTCCAGATTCCCTGCTCCTGAAGCCCGTGTCAATCAAGTGGAGCGCTGCAACTCCATAG CTTTCGCAGAGTGGGGCAGCGAGCGCGTGGAGGACCATACGCCTCCTTTGGAAAGCGATAAAGTCAAGGAGCTTTATCAGGGCTGGAAGAGAGGCATTCAGGGTCACCTCAACTCCTGCTACCTGGATGCCACGCTCTTCAG CCTCTTCGCCTGCTGTGGCTCAGCAGACTGGTTGTTGTTTTGGCCGTCGGAGGAGAAAGAAGACCAGAGCTCCAAGCAAGCGCAAGACCTGCTACGCTGCGAAATTGTTAATCCCCTGCGCAG GTACGGCTACGTGTGTGCCAGTAAGACCATGGCCTTGAGGCGACTGCTGGAGGCAGCCAACAAAAACGCAGGCTTCACCAACCAAGAAAAAG ATCCGGAAGAGTTCCTCAACAAGCTCTTCCAGCTCCTCCGAGTCGAGCCGCTCCTCAAGATCAG GTCAATGACTCAAAAGCAGCAGGAGTGTCACCTCTACCAGCTCTTTCCGCCTCACACTCCTGCCTCCTCGCCGTCCTCCCCCAAAAAGTCCCCCGTTTTGTTGCCCTCACCACTATTCAACCGCATGAGAGTGGCAAGTGTGCAAGCCCTGCTGGAGTCATCATTCCTCCACGCCAGCCTCAAGTTTGCGGAG GCTCCATCCAGCCTCTTACTTCTCATGCCTCGCTTTGGGAAGGACTTTAAGATGTTTGATGCCATCTTGCCCACCCTATGCCTGGACATCACAGACCTGCTGGACGACA CATTGAGGCAGTGCAGCATCTGTCAGGCGGTCGCCCACTGGGAGTGTGTGGAGTGTTATGGAGATGAAGACATAACGCCTGGACATCTCAAACAGTACTGTCACACCTGCAACACTCAG GTCCACGGTCACAAGATGCGAGGCTCCCACTCCCCAGTCGAGCTTAGCATCCCCGAAGGGGCATTGATCGGCCCGAAGAACTGTGCCCGCCAGAAGATGGTTCTCTTCGCTGTGACATGCATCGAGACCAGCCATTACGTCAGCTTTGTCAAATACGGGCCTCTGCCCTCTGATTGGCTCTTTTTTGACAGCATGGCCGACCGCAAAG GAGGTGAGAATGGCTTCAACGTGCCCCTGGTGAAGCCGTGCCCGGAGGTGGACAGCTACTTCAGCCTGTCACAGGAAGAGCTCAGCAGAGTTGACCCCGCCTCCTTACAGGAACCTGCTCGCCGTCTGCTGTGTGACTCGTACATGTGCTTTTACCACAGCCCCGAACTCAGCCTCTACAAGTGA